A genomic segment from Pelagicoccus enzymogenes encodes:
- a CDS encoding Hcp family type VI secretion system effector: protein MLINHCGLSIRWLRLAALSLSYSIFGFAGHAGIYLKIDDIDGESQDADHVGWIELQSFSAGIGSKGSDASGSTRTSSAPSPDSMKVGKLLDAASPYLFLASAQQSVFPSIVLESERSIGKEGDALLRYELTNASVVALETSTVDPSEARSDASIQESVEFSFEAWAMHYQRPGLDRIAATWNFVDGTGGLIGESSPESPQIAPFETLLSKPGEEYTIKVSISDGDTPVEELTLKAESLDPQKVSVIGLEGTGAERSLRILVSEFFSGSASLHVWVSDGFQSRSRPLLLSIEGGETPYESFLLAAFGDALAKDAALGSPIGDPDKDGLKTIAEFYLGTDPNQFTNSEDAIDVQQVLESGEVKTQLRYFRRSDMPGLTGHFLLSSNLKQWTQLGPNTDPALSESTAATDGPYEQVSATLDLSLEKWGNSFLRLQVDGAF from the coding sequence ATGCTGATAAATCATTGCGGCCTGTCGATCCGCTGGTTGCGTTTGGCAGCGCTGAGCCTTTCGTATTCAATCTTTGGATTCGCTGGTCACGCTGGAATCTACCTCAAGATCGACGATATCGACGGCGAATCCCAAGATGCCGATCACGTGGGATGGATAGAGCTTCAGTCCTTTTCCGCAGGCATCGGGTCTAAGGGATCCGATGCTTCAGGGTCGACTCGGACTAGCAGCGCTCCTTCCCCAGATTCAATGAAGGTCGGCAAGCTCCTCGACGCAGCCTCCCCCTACCTTTTCTTAGCGTCAGCCCAACAGAGTGTGTTTCCTTCGATTGTCCTGGAGTCCGAGCGCTCGATCGGAAAGGAAGGGGATGCCCTTCTTCGCTATGAGCTCACCAATGCCAGCGTGGTCGCTCTCGAAACCTCCACGGTCGACCCGAGTGAGGCGAGAAGCGACGCTTCCATCCAGGAGTCGGTGGAGTTCTCCTTCGAAGCGTGGGCCATGCACTACCAGCGTCCGGGTCTGGACCGGATTGCCGCGACTTGGAACTTCGTCGACGGAACAGGCGGATTGATTGGCGAAAGCAGCCCTGAAAGCCCTCAGATTGCTCCTTTCGAAACGCTTCTTTCGAAACCTGGGGAAGAATACACGATAAAGGTAAGCATTTCCGATGGCGACACGCCGGTGGAGGAGCTGACTCTAAAAGCTGAGTCCCTGGACCCGCAAAAGGTGTCTGTCATCGGGCTGGAAGGGACCGGAGCGGAACGCAGCCTTAGGATATTGGTTTCCGAGTTCTTTTCCGGATCCGCCTCCCTGCACGTTTGGGTATCCGACGGTTTTCAAAGCAGGTCCCGACCCCTATTGCTCTCGATTGAAGGCGGAGAGACCCCTTACGAAAGCTTCCTCCTAGCGGCGTTTGGCGATGCCCTCGCGAAGGATGCCGCGTTGGGATCCCCCATCGGGGATCCAGACAAAGACGGATTGAAAACCATCGCGGAATTCTATCTGGGGACCGATCCCAACCAGTTTACGAACAGCGAAGACGCGATCGATGTACAACAGGTCCTGGAAAGCGGTGAAGTGAAAACGCAACTACGCTATTTTCGCCGCTCCGACATGCCTGGCTTGACTGGCCACTTCCTCTTGTCATCGAACCTGAAGCAATGGACTCAACTGGGACCGAATACCGATCCGGCTTTAAGCGAGTCAACGGCAGCAACCGATGGCCCCTACGAACAGGTAAGCGCCACCCTCGACCTCTCGTTGGAGAAATGGGGAAATTCGTTCCTGCGACTCCAGGTAGATGGGGCCTTTTAA
- a CDS encoding hybrid sensor histidine kinase/response regulator, producing the protein MDRGDFESLNEFYSVATEVSLLLAKNKLGQLGETINEVLGILGRYAQVERVYVFTFNYEEGLSYYDFEWCAEGTEPQIDLVPSVSIEDLREWVDHFERGDRVYLPSIPDMEDSPLKEILDSQAIKSLIVYPMFHGEDLLGFVGFDAVKEFRSWGERDFALLKIACETIGTTLSREKYHNELVQAKEAAEKANACKSEFLANMSHELRSPLNSVIGFSELIDFELGKVDEEKIREYAGFIRTGGKHLLGLVNDILDLARIEAGKMQLDKQILDLRELVELAAGTFKLAIEEKKLTLVADYGDKPLYVEADGKRLRQVIHNLMSNAIKFTGSGKRIGMEVNAKGKAVCMTIWDEGRGIPDEWKGRIFEPFEQVSPFDAELESGSGLGLAIVNRIVTLHEGEIELRSEVGKGTKFTITMPMGQIASELPDEDVVNSRSVLASDGERKRVLYVDDIEPNRRLLSCGLSICNYIVDTVETGEKALERIGAEKYDIVLLDLKLPGISGFEVFQALRERGYTQPVIAVTASLTDEIRKEAKSLGFDDLQGKPVDFKKLLDSMGNCLSSAC; encoded by the coding sequence ATGGATAGAGGCGATTTCGAATCACTAAATGAGTTCTACTCGGTAGCCACCGAGGTTTCGCTGCTCTTGGCCAAAAACAAGCTGGGACAGCTTGGCGAGACCATCAACGAGGTCTTGGGCATACTGGGCCGCTACGCGCAGGTGGAGCGTGTTTATGTATTCACTTTCAATTACGAAGAGGGTCTGAGCTACTACGATTTCGAATGGTGCGCCGAGGGAACGGAACCCCAAATCGATTTAGTGCCTAGCGTCAGCATTGAGGACTTGCGGGAATGGGTGGATCATTTCGAGCGTGGAGACCGGGTGTACCTGCCGTCCATTCCGGACATGGAGGATTCTCCCTTGAAGGAGATACTCGACAGTCAGGCAATCAAGTCGCTGATCGTTTATCCCATGTTTCACGGCGAGGACCTGCTCGGGTTCGTGGGCTTCGACGCGGTTAAGGAGTTCCGTTCGTGGGGCGAAAGGGACTTCGCCCTGCTGAAAATTGCCTGCGAAACGATCGGAACGACCCTGAGCAGGGAAAAATACCACAATGAGCTGGTTCAAGCGAAGGAAGCGGCGGAAAAGGCGAACGCCTGCAAAAGCGAGTTCCTAGCCAATATGAGCCATGAGCTTCGCTCGCCCTTGAACAGCGTGATCGGGTTTAGCGAGCTGATCGACTTCGAGCTCGGCAAGGTGGATGAGGAGAAAATCCGCGAGTACGCCGGATTTATTCGCACCGGAGGCAAGCACTTGCTCGGATTGGTCAACGACATCCTTGACCTCGCGCGGATCGAGGCGGGAAAAATGCAGCTCGACAAGCAAATCCTGGACCTGCGCGAACTCGTGGAGCTGGCGGCGGGAACCTTTAAGTTAGCGATCGAGGAAAAGAAGCTGACGCTGGTCGCGGACTACGGGGACAAGCCTCTGTATGTGGAAGCGGACGGGAAGCGATTGCGCCAGGTCATCCACAACCTCATGAGCAACGCCATCAAATTCACTGGCTCGGGAAAGCGGATTGGCATGGAGGTTAACGCGAAGGGAAAAGCGGTTTGCATGACGATTTGGGACGAAGGCCGTGGAATTCCTGACGAATGGAAGGGCCGGATTTTCGAACCCTTCGAACAGGTCAGTCCTTTCGACGCGGAACTGGAGTCTGGATCGGGGCTCGGCTTGGCTATCGTGAATCGAATCGTGACCTTGCACGAAGGCGAGATCGAGCTGCGAAGCGAGGTCGGGAAAGGCACGAAATTTACAATCACGATGCCGATGGGGCAGATTGCCTCAGAGCTGCCGGACGAGGATGTTGTCAATTCTCGCTCGGTCTTGGCGAGCGACGGCGAGCGCAAACGGGTGCTTTACGTGGATGATATCGAACCGAACCGGCGGCTCCTGAGTTGCGGCCTGTCTATTTGCAACTATATTGTGGATACAGTAGAAACGGGCGAAAAGGCGTTGGAACGGATCGGCGCAGAAAAGTACGATATCGTCCTGCTCGACCTGAAACTACCCGGAATCAGCGGATTCGAGGTATTCCAGGCATTGAGGGAGAGAGGCTATACGCAACCAGTGATTGCAGTGACCGCCTCCTTGACCGACGAAATCAGGAAGGAAGCGAAGTCCCTCGGCTTCGACGACCTGCAAGGGAAGCCGGTCGATTTCAAGAAGCTCCTGGATTCGATGGGGAATTGCCTGTCGTCCGCTTGCTAG
- a CDS encoding septal ring lytic transglycosylase RlpA family protein — translation MQHKDKKLTLYGAIAAFLLIAIFTIDGDRMKGRASYYSDKFHGKPTASGEPYDRTELTAAHPELEFGTEVRVTYLETGESVVVEVNDRGPHSGNRIIDLSRAAAREIGLVDDGVGLVELEVIN, via the coding sequence ATGCAACATAAAGATAAAAAACTCACACTCTACGGCGCGATTGCTGCCTTCCTGCTCATCGCAATCTTCACCATAGATGGTGATCGCATGAAAGGCCGGGCTTCCTACTACTCGGACAAGTTCCATGGCAAGCCGACCGCTAGCGGCGAACCCTATGATAGAACGGAGCTTACCGCCGCCCACCCAGAGCTTGAGTTCGGCACGGAAGTCCGCGTGACGTACCTGGAAACGGGCGAATCCGTAGTCGTGGAAGTTAACGATCGCGGCCCTCATTCAGGGAATAGAATCATCGACCTGTCGCGAGCCGCGGCGCGTGAGATTGGACTCGTCGACGATGGTGTCGGGCTCGTCGAGCTCGAGGTCATCAATTGA